Proteins encoded within one genomic window of Desulfuromonas sp.:
- a CDS encoding DNA-binding protein produces the protein MKNLLLITFLFFPLALAGCSGEKYGSGVDPGAPKVQVRDVFLKQALMGKKVTLEGKIVSQCQSNGCWFYLQDETGQIYIDLAKSQLTLPSRPGRQVVASGTVARSKQNYALIATGVEVK, from the coding sequence ATGAAAAATCTTTTACTGATAACATTTCTCTTCTTTCCCCTGGCCCTTGCCGGTTGCAGTGGCGAAAAATACGGTTCCGGGGTCGATCCTGGCGCACCGAAGGTTCAGGTCAGGGATGTCTTTTTGAAGCAGGCGCTCATGGGAAAAAAAGTCACCCTCGAGGGCAAAATTGTCTCGCAATGCCAGTCCAATGGCTGCTGGTTCTATCTGCAGGACGAAACCGGACAGATCTATATTGACCTCGCGAAAAGCCAATTAACCCTGCCGTCGCGGCCGGGCAGGCAGGTTGTTGCCAGCGGCACCGTGGCCCGGTCGAAACAGAACTACGCACTCATTGCTACCGGAGTTGAAGTGAAATGA